A single genomic interval of uncultured Pseudodesulfovibrio sp. harbors:
- a CDS encoding FmdE family protein codes for MKLKFRFTCCVVAMFLVMASTGFAASLAGESSPSMTKAAEALGSAMEKLGTTPDQPGFMVLTNAGYGQVDGKSTEAYLDLVAKTTGRTPGTRTLLAVNTPCYEPLWFALFRADTKDLVFIKSGPEGFNRQAFNIAPKQIFQPEAWAAAASGLVGKRMFSVVSISLSWAEGASWSMLKGAELHDHFCPGLNSGFIVKAFLDKELPLGAGDRYVFVGAAPNCSMDALQSVYGCTVGKRSAFSMMIPKAAKRAAKDGVAPIIIAMRVNAKMNVCDGVVIGLDWSKLGSATGVSKGDLSPEGGKSNPLFYIARAKMSRSLVRMSMKDKMACIADQRRFSGPASLVATITDAGADPYAVLPK; via the coding sequence ATGAAATTGAAATTTAGGTTCACATGCTGTGTGGTGGCGATGTTTCTCGTAATGGCATCTACAGGGTTTGCCGCAAGCCTTGCGGGTGAGAGTTCCCCGTCCATGACCAAGGCCGCCGAGGCCCTTGGGAGCGCCATGGAAAAGCTGGGGACAACACCGGATCAGCCCGGATTCATGGTCCTCACAAACGCCGGGTATGGACAGGTGGACGGCAAAAGCACAGAAGCCTACCTCGATCTGGTGGCCAAAACCACGGGCCGCACGCCCGGAACCAGGACGCTTCTTGCGGTGAACACGCCCTGTTACGAACCGCTCTGGTTCGCTCTGTTCAGGGCCGACACCAAGGACCTTGTCTTTATCAAGTCAGGACCCGAGGGATTCAACCGTCAGGCGTTCAACATCGCGCCGAAACAGATTTTTCAGCCCGAGGCTTGGGCCGCCGCTGCAAGCGGACTGGTGGGCAAGCGCATGTTTTCTGTGGTGTCCATTTCCCTGTCATGGGCCGAAGGTGCCAGCTGGTCGATGCTCAAGGGTGCGGAACTGCACGATCATTTTTGTCCGGGCCTAAACTCTGGGTTCATTGTGAAGGCGTTTCTGGATAAGGAGCTTCCCTTGGGAGCCGGTGACCGGTACGTTTTTGTGGGGGCTGCCCCGAATTGTTCCATGGACGCCTTGCAGTCGGTTTACGGCTGCACCGTGGGCAAGCGAAGCGCGTTCAGCATGATGATTCCCAAGGCCGCGAAGAGAGCAGCAAAGGACGGCGTGGCCCCCATAATCATCGCCATGCGGGTGAACGCGAAGATGAACGTCTGCGACGGAGTGGTCATCGGACTTGACTGGAGCAAACTCGGCTCCGCTACAGGTGTGAGCAAGGGTGATCTGTCGCCTGAAGGCGGCAAGAGCAATCCCTTGTTCTACATCGCCCGGGCCAAGATGTCCCGGAGCCTTGTCCGGATGTCCATGAAGGACAAGATGGCCTGCATTGCGGACCAGCGTCGGTTCAGCGGTCCAGCAAGTCTGGTAGCCACGATCACCGATGCGGGTGCCGACCCGTATGCCGTGCTTCCGAAATAG
- the map gene encoding type I methionyl aminopeptidase, whose product MNSKIGRNDPCPCGSGKKYKKCCMGSANGKSPDLAQTFFQRYKVRLKTPEQIEGIRRCGKLVIETFDAIRDLIRPGVQTDEINTAVHEFTVKNGATPAPLNYNGFPKSVCVSPNEVICHGIPGEYTLKDGDIVNVDITSILDGYYADCNQTFFVGTPSPKARKLVDVTRESLRLGLEQAKPGNIINDISSAIQKYAEAQGCSVVREYMGHGVGLDFHEPPNVPHFDSRWGNVPIVPGMTFTIEPMINLGAKEVRVLDDDWTAVTKDGSLSAQFEQTIVITEDGFESLTPFEL is encoded by the coding sequence ATGAACTCCAAGATAGGACGCAATGATCCCTGCCCCTGCGGCAGCGGCAAGAAATACAAGAAATGCTGCATGGGATCGGCAAACGGGAAAAGCCCGGATTTGGCTCAGACCTTTTTTCAACGCTACAAAGTCCGCCTAAAGACGCCTGAACAGATCGAAGGCATTCGCCGCTGCGGCAAACTTGTCATAGAGACCTTTGACGCCATCAGGGACCTGATCAGACCCGGCGTCCAGACTGACGAGATCAACACGGCAGTGCACGAATTCACCGTCAAAAACGGCGCGACCCCCGCACCGCTGAATTACAACGGCTTCCCCAAGAGCGTCTGCGTTTCGCCCAACGAGGTCATCTGCCACGGCATTCCCGGTGAATACACCCTCAAGGACGGTGACATTGTCAACGTGGACATCACCTCCATCCTTGACGGCTACTATGCCGACTGCAACCAGACCTTCTTCGTGGGAACGCCCTCCCCGAAAGCACGGAAACTCGTGGACGTAACAAGGGAGAGCCTGCGTCTCGGCCTTGAGCAGGCCAAACCGGGCAACATCATCAACGACATTTCCTCCGCCATCCAGAAATACGCCGAAGCACAGGGCTGCTCCGTGGTACGCGAATACATGGGACACGGCGTGGGCCTCGACTTCCACGAACCCCCGAACGTCCCCCACTTCGATTCCCGCTGGGGCAACGTGCCCATCGTACCGGGCATGACGTTCACCATCGAGCCCATGATCAACCTCGGAGCCAAGGAAGTCCGCGTACTCGACGACGACTGGACCGCCGTGACCAAAGACGGCTCCCTTTCCGCCCAGTTCGAGCAGACCATCGTCATCACCGAAGACGGCTTTGAAAGCCTGACTCCGTTCGAACTGTAA
- a CDS encoding thiamine pyrophosphate-binding protein, protein MAKTVILHLLERLKEIGITDVFGVPGDYAFPVNDAICNDGEMRWIGCCNELNAAYAADGYARIKGVAAVCTTYGVGELSAINGVAGSYAEHLPVFHIVGMPKNSIQQKHSTMHHTLGNGEFDLFFKMTQPVVCARTILTPENAAAEVDRVINAALTHKQPVYIGVPADFADMEIGCSSPPAVPGPVSDRETLETVVRLVAARVNEARSPVAIVGALVGRYELQDLAQLLIEKAGLPFTSLFMGKGTLSETHPSFIGVYNGHILSENVREFVEESDLVLSLGTVMSDINTGAFTTNIDPSREIRVQPDRVMVGRATYHNVYIEDVLEGLAAVLAVQSRDDIPVHDYGLGEPQGGPGDGIAPGYLYPRLEGFFEAGDIIMAETGTVSMGLVTARLPEDAVFFNQTLWGSIGWATPASFGAAMAVPGRRTVLVTGEGSHQLTVQEISQFGRFGLKPVILCLNNNGYLIERLLCEDPYIYYNDLAQWNYSKLPEAFGMEDWYCARVATNGELDAALIQAGQADSGVYIEIVTDTMAASDMALALNRIVFKGGGWKA, encoded by the coding sequence ATGGCGAAAACAGTTATCCTGCACCTGCTTGAGCGGCTCAAGGAGATAGGCATAACGGATGTGTTCGGGGTTCCGGGTGATTATGCCTTTCCTGTCAACGATGCCATCTGCAATGACGGGGAGATGCGCTGGATCGGGTGCTGCAATGAACTCAATGCCGCCTACGCCGCCGACGGGTATGCCCGCATCAAGGGAGTCGCGGCCGTGTGCACCACGTACGGAGTGGGGGAGCTGAGCGCCATCAACGGTGTGGCAGGCTCCTACGCGGAACACCTGCCGGTATTCCACATAGTGGGAATGCCCAAGAACAGTATTCAGCAAAAACATAGCACCATGCACCATACGCTGGGCAACGGGGAGTTCGATCTCTTCTTCAAGATGACCCAGCCCGTGGTCTGCGCCAGAACGATACTGACTCCCGAGAATGCGGCAGCCGAGGTCGATCGCGTCATCAATGCGGCCCTGACGCACAAGCAGCCGGTGTACATCGGCGTCCCCGCGGATTTCGCTGACATGGAAATAGGCTGTTCCTCTCCGCCTGCCGTGCCCGGACCTGTCAGCGACAGGGAAACGCTGGAAACCGTTGTCCGGCTTGTGGCGGCCCGCGTGAACGAGGCCCGCTCGCCCGTGGCGATTGTCGGTGCCCTTGTGGGCCGGTATGAATTGCAGGATTTGGCGCAACTGCTTATCGAAAAGGCCGGACTTCCCTTTACCTCCCTGTTCATGGGCAAGGGAACGCTGTCTGAGACCCACCCCAGTTTTATCGGCGTGTATAATGGACATATCCTGTCCGAGAATGTGCGGGAATTCGTGGAGGAGAGCGATCTCGTGCTCAGCCTCGGCACGGTCATGTCGGATATCAACACCGGCGCGTTTACCACCAACATCGATCCGTCGCGTGAGATCCGGGTGCAGCCGGACCGGGTCATGGTCGGGCGCGCTACCTACCACAACGTCTACATCGAAGACGTGCTTGAAGGGCTGGCTGCCGTTCTGGCTGTGCAGAGCCGGGATGATATTCCCGTCCATGATTACGGGCTGGGGGAACCGCAAGGGGGACCGGGTGACGGGATTGCTCCCGGCTATCTGTACCCGCGCCTTGAAGGATTCTTCGAGGCCGGAGACATCATCATGGCCGAGACAGGCACTGTTTCCATGGGGCTGGTCACGGCCCGACTCCCGGAAGATGCCGTCTTCTTCAATCAGACCCTGTGGGGTTCCATAGGATGGGCCACCCCGGCTTCGTTCGGAGCCGCTATGGCCGTGCCGGGGCGCAGGACCGTTCTCGTCACCGGCGAAGGCTCGCATCAGCTCACGGTTCAGGAGATCAGCCAGTTCGGACGGTTCGGCCTGAAGCCGGTCATCCTGTGCCTCAACAACAACGGGTACCTCATCGAACGGCTGCTCTGCGAAGACCCGTATATCTATTACAACGACCTTGCCCAGTGGAACTACAGCAAGCTGCCCGAAGCCTTTGGTATGGAGGACTGGTATTGTGCCCGGGTCGCCACCAACGGCGAGCTGGATGCGGCGCTTATTCAGGCCGGTCAGGCGGACAGCGGGGTCTACATCGAAATCGTTACGGACACCATGGCCGCATCAGACATGGCCCTTGCGCTCAACCGCATTGTGTTCAAGGGAGGCGGGTGGAAGGCGTAA
- a CDS encoding oxaloacetate decarboxylase, translated as MKKTTRFRQLINAPEILMLPVVHDGLSMMAVAQAGFKATSIAGYGSAGSVLGQPDIGLISSTEMLTHYANLIARVDLPVMVDIDTGFGDVNNVIRTVRQVEQMGAAALFIEDQTYPKRCGHMSGKSVVDVEEYLPKLRAALWARKDPDFVIMARTDALAVYGLDEAIRRAKLYAETGADMVFVEAVTSVEEMRRVNAEVSVPSAANMIEGGRTPFLTADELQDAGYAVACYPCGSVFTAAKALQNWAGYLKEHRTTKGFASPETMMTFEEYFRFIGAEDIREREKQFYDK; from the coding sequence GTGAAGAAAACGACCCGGTTTCGTCAGCTCATCAATGCTCCGGAAATCCTCATGTTGCCTGTGGTTCACGACGGCCTTTCCATGATGGCCGTGGCTCAGGCCGGTTTCAAGGCCACCAGTATAGCGGGCTATGGCTCGGCAGGGAGTGTGCTGGGCCAGCCTGACATCGGCTTGATCAGTTCCACGGAAATGCTCACCCATTATGCGAACCTGATCGCCCGGGTCGACCTGCCTGTCATGGTCGATATCGACACGGGGTTCGGGGATGTGAACAACGTCATCCGCACGGTGCGCCAGGTCGAGCAGATGGGCGCAGCCGCACTGTTCATTGAAGATCAGACCTACCCGAAGCGGTGCGGTCACATGAGCGGCAAGTCCGTGGTCGATGTGGAAGAGTACCTGCCCAAACTGCGGGCAGCCCTGTGGGCGCGCAAGGACCCTGATTTCGTCATCATGGCCCGCACGGACGCGCTGGCCGTCTATGGGCTGGACGAGGCCATACGCCGCGCCAAACTTTATGCCGAGACCGGGGCGGACATGGTGTTCGTGGAGGCGGTTACCTCGGTCGAGGAGATGCGCCGGGTCAATGCCGAAGTCTCGGTGCCCAGCGCAGCCAACATGATTGAGGGCGGCAGGACGCCTTTCCTCACGGCTGACGAATTGCAGGATGCGGGCTACGCGGTCGCCTGCTATCCCTGCGGGTCGGTCTTCACAGCCGCCAAAGCCTTGCAGAACTGGGCCGGCTACCTCAAGGAACATCGCACCACCAAGGGATTTGCCTCGCCGGAAACCATGATGACCTTCGAGGAATATTTCCGTTTCATCGGAGCCGAGGACATTCGGGAAAGGGAAAAGCAGTTTTACGACAAATAA
- a CDS encoding diguanylate cyclase: MPKHPEDTPVPHENMEKHLASYLDLIPAIVWRIDIVGNEISFLNSYEIPSHGEKVRAILQNPQLAKKMVLAEDRERFQVSYEQIRNRVRTACSFRLRLDKGETKWFKLMAMPDPQHPTCSIGLLIDITAQVNTILVAEGRPTLSTKIDLIDDPVLLVRFSDRSICAANTAAEQFLQYDRKQLTSLSFQELLQNNTDTDLHKIYESLIFSDRWSGKIHVTDSSGRNHQCSAQFRAVARDEENLLWVTLSHRNDCHACKGVPVKGNETIPAKDIGKAMRKCTTIKALLETMLKGLPENSPTDAIMLSRIFIDRNTVAVTGAGEPFETVPENRTHPYQGSIAENIVRFDLGNHVVMETSKSIKPIDWALFIPRGIQSYYAQPFYEDGILTNVLIFCSEKSHSYDPDAEAPLFALHEDFLSNLARCIKNT, encoded by the coding sequence ATGCCGAAGCATCCAGAGGACACTCCGGTCCCCCATGAGAACATGGAAAAACATCTTGCCAGCTATCTGGACCTGATCCCCGCCATTGTCTGGCGCATCGATATCGTCGGGAACGAAATCTCGTTTCTCAACTCATATGAAATCCCGTCCCATGGCGAAAAAGTCCGGGCCATCCTGCAAAACCCGCAGCTTGCGAAAAAGATGGTCCTTGCCGAAGACCGAGAGCGCTTTCAGGTTAGTTATGAACAAATCCGCAACCGCGTGAGAACGGCGTGTTCCTTTCGCCTGCGCCTCGACAAGGGTGAAACCAAGTGGTTCAAGCTCATGGCCATGCCGGACCCGCAGCACCCGACCTGCTCCATCGGCCTGCTCATCGACATCACCGCACAGGTCAACACGATTCTCGTGGCCGAAGGCAGGCCCACGCTGTCCACGAAAATAGACCTCATCGACGATCCCGTCCTGCTCGTCCGCTTCTCGGACCGCTCCATCTGTGCAGCCAACACCGCTGCTGAACAGTTCCTGCAATACGACAGGAAGCAACTGACCTCGCTCTCTTTTCAGGAACTGCTGCAAAACAATACGGACACGGACCTGCACAAGATTTATGAAAGCCTCATCTTCTCGGACCGCTGGAGCGGAAAAATCCACGTAACCGACAGCAGCGGCAGGAACCATCAGTGCTCGGCCCAGTTCAGGGCCGTGGCCCGCGACGAGGAGAACCTGCTCTGGGTAACCCTGAGCCACCGCAACGACTGCCATGCCTGCAAGGGCGTTCCGGTCAAGGGGAATGAAACGATTCCCGCCAAGGATATCGGCAAGGCCATGCGGAAATGCACGACCATCAAGGCGCTTCTGGAGACCATGCTCAAGGGCCTGCCCGAGAATTCGCCCACGGACGCCATCATGCTTTCGCGCATCTTCATCGACAGGAATACCGTCGCCGTCACCGGCGCGGGCGAACCGTTCGAGACCGTGCCGGAGAACCGCACCCATCCGTATCAGGGGTCCATCGCCGAAAATATCGTGCGCTTCGATCTCGGGAACCATGTGGTCATGGAAACATCCAAGAGCATCAAACCCATCGACTGGGCGCTCTTCATCCCGCGCGGTATCCAGTCCTACTATGCCCAGCCGTTTTACGAAGACGGCATCCTGACCAACGTGCTCATTTTCTGCTCGGAAAAGAGCCACAGCTACGACCCGGACGCGGAAGCACCACTCTTTGCGCTGCATGAGGATTTCCTCAGCAATCTGGCCCGGTGCATCAAGAACACGTAG